A stretch of the Chelonoidis abingdonii isolate Lonesome George chromosome 11, CheloAbing_2.0, whole genome shotgun sequence genome encodes the following:
- the LOC116835305 gene encoding uncharacterized protein LOC116835305 isoform X3, whose protein sequence is MMSETMKQNPQQEEGEQVEPPGALWQRCKGSVTRSCEQGKACERQHVPEKWEGNQPMQKFGKSVNYQGTHKGLKETTDQQRIPMGERSNTCAECGEKFSRHSRLISCQRIHTQKQPYECCECGKTFAQSSTLIKHHKVQTGEKPYECCECGKTFTRSSNLIAHQRIHTGDKPYKCCECGKTFTLSSTLTAHQRIHTREKPYECCECGKTFTQRSNLITHKRIHTGEKPYECCECKKTFTQRASLISHQRTHTGEKPYECWECGKAFIVISNLIKHQKNHTGEKPYECWECGKTFAWSSNLSSHQRIHTEEKPYKCSECGKTFTQISHLITHQRIHTGEKPYECRECGKTFTRSSILIIHHRIHTGEKPYECRECGKTFTQSSTLITHQRIHTRKNPYE, encoded by the coding sequence ATGATGAGTGAGACCATGAAGCAGAATCCTCAGCAGGAAGAGGGTGAGCAAGTGGAACCACCTGGGGCGTTATGGCAAAGATGCAAAGGGAGTGTGACCAGGAGTTGTGAGCAGGGAAAAGCCTGTGAGAGACAGCACGTTCCAGAGAAGTGGGAGGGAAACCAGCCAATGCAGAAATTTGGTAAATCTGTTAATTATCAGGGAACTCACAAAGGCCTCAAGGAAACCACAGACCAGCAGAGAATCCCCATGGGAGAGAGAAGTAACACATGCGCTGAGTGTGGGGAAAAGTTCAGTAGGCACTCACGCCTTATTAGCTGTCAGAGAATCCATACACAAAAGCaaccctatgaatgctgtgagtgcgggaaGACCTTCGCTCAGAGCTCAACCCTTATTAAACATCACAAAGTCCAGACAGGGGAGAaaccctatgaatgctgtgagtgtgggaaaaccttcacgCGCAGCTCAAACCTTAttgcacatcagagaatccacactggggaCAAACCCTATAAATGCTGTGAatgcgggaaaaccttcactcTTAGCTCAACCctcactgcacatcagagaatccataccagggagaaaccctatgaatgctgtgagtgcgggaaaaccttcactcaGCGCTCAAACCTTATTACACATaagaggatccacacaggggagaaaccctatGAATGTTGTGAATGCAAGAAAACCTTCACTCAAAGGGCATCTCTTATTAGCCATCAGAGAACCCATACTGGGGAAAAACCCTATGAATGCTGGGAGTGCGGGAAAGCCTTCATTGTGATCTCAAATCTTATCAAGCATCAGAAAAaccacacaggggagaaaccctatGAATGCTGGGAGTGCGGGAAAACCTTTGCATGGAGCTCAAACCTTAGTtcgcatcagagaatccatacagAAGAGAAACCGTATAAATGCAGTGAatgcgggaaaaccttcactcaGATCTCCCACCTTattacacatcagagaatccatacaggggagaaaccctatgaatgccgtgagtgtgggaaaaccttcactcgGAGTTCAATCCTTATTATACACCACagaatccatacaggagagaaaccctacgaGTGccgtgagtgcgggaaaaccttcactcaGAGCTCAACCCTTattacacatcagagaatccacacgagAAAGAACCCTTATGAATGA